Part of the Pyricularia oryzae 70-15 chromosome 3, whole genome shotgun sequence genome, tgtaaataaagaagatagaacgcgcgccgagatacccctcgggaggttgctaacggccggctaacaagccgggccgagcccggcgttaaataatactactactactactactactactactacctcGTGTGCTTTGGACTCTGGCTTTATTTGGACGTTTACAATGTATATTCTACCATTTCTTTCATTGTGTTCTTTACCTCGTGTGCTTTGGACTCTGGCTTTATTTGGACGTTTACAATGTATATTCTACCATTTCTTGCATTGTGTTCTTTACCTCGTGTGTTCTGTGACATCCAGTTTAAAGGAGGATTTGTATGTTTGCAACTTGTATCACCGCTTGACCAATCTGTCTGTAAGTTACACACTTGATTATTTACGTTTTTATCCCGAATATTGACTTGGTTGTACGACAAGATTTGTATTGCTTTTTTGCCTTCTTCTACTTTGCTTATATTCAGCACGTTGTTCCAAGATCTTTCAATGCGTTTCAAATATACAATTTTCTTTGGTTTCGTTTGGGGCGCTGTCGCCAGCCAACAAACAAATACAGACGAGCAATGGGAGATTTTTGTAAAGGGCTGTCCGGTAAATTCTGCGCATTTGGGGCTGTCTTTGCAGCGGTGACAAGGCATGATGTGAAGAGTTTTGCTACGGAAGGGGGCTATTTGTCGCTAAACCTCCCCATCTCCAACAACAGGAATCTGCTGAGGGGCTAGCGTTCAAAAACAGCACCCCACAGACAAGGTCGGTGAATAAAGGGGCTTGGGTTTGTCTTGTTGCCAGAGGCGTCATGATGAGCTTCAATCCAGAATGCTGTAGCCCGCCTGCACAGATACAATGTACTAAATGGTTTCCAGCACCTCGCAAGTCGGAATTCTCTAGACCTAGAGCTAGAACTAGTACCTTAGTATCGATTTACCCCTTGCGCCTCTTGGCACTCGTGGCTAGCCCTACGACCTCGTAGCATTCCCAAAACAACGCCACCGGATCGTAGACTTGCTGTTAGTGCCAACGCCGTCTCTACTTGGAGTCCTGGACCGCTTCCCCTTTGAGTCTCCCGGGGCCAAAAGGCCCCTTAATTTTACCAATGCGGCTACCTACCTGGCTGGCGTGGTCGTATTGAGCTTGGCACCGCTTAGTTCCGTCTATTTCTGGCTCTAGCTGTTCGTGTGGCGGAACCGACAGGTCGTTGGCGGGATTCGGAGTTCGACTCCTTTTCTGGCATATGTCTTGAACACATATAAATAAGACGATGGGAGGGCCCTCTGCAGATCATTTCGGAACTCTTGCCGATCATCCCACACACTGAAAGATTCCGCCTTTCACACATTCGTTTAAATCAACCACCGGTGTTTTAGCTCACAATCACAAGTCGACTAAAGCAATCCCTGCCACTCGTTTTAACCTTTTTTTATTACATCATATCACATCGATCTACCAGATCATCTGCATAAAATAATCATCATGGTCCGCATCGTCCACGCCGCCATCCTTTTCCTCGCCGGCCTCGCCGCCGCGGGTGTCTCCACCGATGGTGTCTGTGGCCAGAACGGCAACACCTGCCAGGGCAGCAACTACGGCAACTGCTGTTCCCAGTATGGGTACTGCGGCAGGACTGATGCCTTTTGCGGCACGGGCTGCCAGTCCCCCTTCGGAAACTGCGGCAGCAACGGCGATGACAACCAGCCCGTGCCCGTCACCAACGTCTCTCACGACGGCACCTGTGGTGGCGCCAGCGGCCTGACCTGCGCCGGCTCCACTTTTGGCACCTGTTGCTCCGAGTACGGCTACTGCGGTACCGCGAGCGGCTACTGTGGAGCAGGCTGCCAGGCCGCCTTCGGCTCTTGCACCGGCGCCTCCTCGTCTGCCAGCGCCGTAAGCCCTCCTCCTCCGGCCTCCACCAGCGCTACCCCGTCTCCCAGCTCCTCTCCGGTTTCCAACACTATCAGCGATGACGGAACCTGCGGAGGCGCCGGGGGCAAGACCTGCGCCGGATCGGCCTTTGGTAACTGCTGCAGCACCAACGGGTGGTGTGGTAGCACTGACGGCTACTGTGGCACCGGCTGCAACCCGGCCTTTGGAACCTGCACCAGCAGCGCTCCCGTCTCTTCGTCTGTGCCCCAGTCCACTGCGACCACCTCGGCGGCAACTCCTTCGTCGACCGCCAAGATTTCCCCCGATGGAAGCTGTGGTGGCGCCAACGGCTACACGTGCCCTGGAACCCAGTGCTGGTATGTAATCCTCCCCTCTCACCCCTCACCCCTTACTCCTTAACACAGGTCCATGAATATCCAAACTGACACAGACTCCTTTTCAAACACCACAGCGGTAAGAGAGGATACTGCGGCAGCCCCAGCTTCGCCTACTGCGGCATGGGATGCCAGCCGGCCTTTGGCACCTGCGCCCCCTGCCCGGTCGGCGGCTGCACCAACGCCATCAACGGCGGCAACCCCACCTGCCCCCAGGACGGCGGCAGCTGCTTCATCCGGGACGGCAAGAGGTTCAAGGTCGACTGCAACGGCGGAACCAGCCAGGGCAACGCCGTCCTCCTGAGCAACGGCACCGTCGCCACCTCCAGCGCCAACTCGCTGGCCGCCTGCATCGACGACTGCGCCAACACCCCCGGCTGCGAGACCGCCAGCTTCTTCACCAGCATGGGCAAGCAGACCTGCGGCCTGTACAGCAACATTGCCGCCTACAGCGACAGCTCGTTCCGCACCGGCTACTTTGCTAACCTCATCCCCCAGACCTGCTAAGCGATGGTTCTGGGAAGCTGTGGGAGGCAAGGGGAAGCAGTGGGAAGCGTGCTCCTCCCCTTGCCGTTTCTACAGACCTAGGCAGCATGTCACATGGGCTGACCAGCGTACGGGTATACTAAGTTTACACGAGGGCCGAGGGTGGATTGAGGGCCAGTTTTTGGGCAATAGTTACATGGACTTTCGGGATGGCAATTTCCTGTCTCAATTAGTCCAGCTAGTGCtataaaaagaataaaagagAATATGCTCACCAAACAAGACTTTACTGCTGTGAAATGTACCTGGGCTCTAGATATTGGGGCTGTCAAAAGCCTCAAAGGTTGACTGGTGGGTGGAATTTTGAACATACCACAAAGCGCAGCATTGGTAATCAGACATTATCTTTGTTTATTACATACACAATTCAATCAAGTTAAAAAACACGTCAATCTATCTAGACTCGGTGGCAACTCCACTCTCCAGATCCCTGCTCTCTTCGATTTGTGCGACTTCGTCCGGGTGAGCGGCATCCTGTCCGGGGTTGGCATCCTCGTAGTGCAAGACCTTGAAGATTTTGTACAAGCCAGTGCCCAACAGCGAACCCAGCAACGGTCCAGCCCAATAGATCCAATGATAGGGAGGAAACTCTGCACCAGCAACGGCACATCCAAAACTGCGAACAGGGTTCAGGGCCCCGCCTGTATAATAGACTCCTGCGGGAAACTACATTAGCTGGGGTAATCAAAAAATTTACGGCTTAACGCCGAATAGTCGACGTAGAAACCAGAAGCGTGTCTGTTCACGTTGTGCCTGCTCACCTGGAATTAATGCAACAAACGCCGCCAGGCCAATGGCGATGGGGGCGATAAACGTATCCTTTGACTTTTCGACTGCGACCATGAGGACCACAAAGAGCAGGTACGCGGTGAAAAACATCTCCAGAAACAGGCCCTGCGCGATGCTCACGTGTGGCGCGAGCGTCGTGTTGACCTGCGAAATGCGGCCGGGCACTATGATGGAAACCACGGCGCCGGCGCACATTGACGCCACGATCTGGGTGGGGATCAAAACGCAAGTCCGGATCCACGGTAGCTTGCCTGCTAGGCTCAAGCCAAAGGTGACCTGTTTTGTCGGGGGACGCGGGGTAGcgcgccaaaaaaagaattagCTAGGGAGCCACCGATTTTCTACCCCTTCTTTCCTCTTGtgatttgctttttttctttttttttcgagacGGGTTTAtcagaggggaaaaaagggggcCGCCGGCCGATGTTCCTGCACTACTTACAGCGGGATTAAAGAGGCCGCCGCTGATGCGGTACATTGTCCACACGGTTATCAGCAGAGAAAACCCGTAGGCCAGGGCGACAAAGATGGTAGTCTGGGCGCTGTCGCCACTGGTGGTGTCGGTCTCGGACGGGGTGGAGGATCTGGCCACCATGAAATGGCCCGCGTAGCCAAAGAAGAGGAACATGAAGGTGCCGACGAACTCGCCCAGGGCAGCAACAAAATGCAGTCGGATGCTGCCGGAATTAGACCGGCTCTGGCCGCCTCCACCTGTTTTGGCGGCGGAGGCGCCGTTGTCCTTGTGACTGAGGAGATTGTGGGTTGGCGACATTGTTTCGTCGGTGGGCGGCGATTGGAGTCTTTCTCGGTCAAAGGCAGTCGTGAATCGTGATAGCAGGCGCTGATGGACGAATCCTGTTTGCATCCCACCGCCCTTGAACCGGGGGCGATTGTATATAACGTAGACTGTGTAACCAGCTTTCGGGGAAAGATGGACGGCCATGACGGTTGCTTTTTATCCCTTGGATTGTAGCTCGACCGTGGCGTAGAACACGGCTTCTGCTTTTTCTTAATGACGCAAATGAAAAGGGCGTGCAGAGGCTTTGTGTTTTTGCCTTTTCGCGAGTCCTGACTGGTCTCACTTTGGCGTCGGTGGCTGGTGGCGTTTCTCACACAGTCTTGGTTCATTGCTTGTCTGTTCTCCTCATAGGTCCCTCGCCACATTCTTCTGTTCAGGGTTTTCAAATGCAGACGACTCCAGCTGCACTCTTTTGGAAATTGATACCAGGCAATATGTGAAGGGTCTTAATTTTTCATCATTTTACCAATGGGAATTGTCGCTGCAACCATTGCTGATCCTGTGCCCTGCTCAAGCTGAAAAAGCTGAATAGATTATCGACCTCCAAGACATTAAAGTTGCCAAGATCGAGACCGTTTCGAACTCAGCTGACAAGGGAAATCTTAAGTCGATATATCTGCCCCATGTTGGCTGACTGATCCCTGATTTCGAGCTAATTGGACCTTAGCTCCCGTTCATTGTGGCTGACAATTGACAAAATAACCCGGACTTGCCGAAGTTCAAAATGACCAACCACTTGACCTTTTTTTGACCTCACACAATCTTTCACCAACATTCGACAAGTCTAATCCGAAAACTGATACAGAACTCACTTAGCCTTTTGTCCGTTGGATGCTTGATTCTTTTTCGCATTGATGTATACTTATTTAGGAGATCCGTTTGGTGTCCCTCTTATTTTGTCAGCCACAAACCGTTATTGCTTCTTTTTACCAAGTTGCTTATCACGCGCTTACGAAGTACCCTTGGTGATTTGATAAATATTGTGGGCGGGCTGAATGTCATGAAAGATGCCAGCTACCGCCTTAGATGGAATTCTATAGCACAGGCATCCAAGTTCAATGCAGTTGTTATCACAATCCCCTGTGTTTAATTCGGCTTTTTTTCCGCCTACCGAAATCTGATGAAAGCTGCTACTGCGTTTGTTTATTTCTCGAAATCGTATCCTACCGCTCGCTGCGCGCAGCAGCCCGCTTCGAGAACCCAGCGGATTCAGCTTTTGGTGGCAACACTTTTCAGCTAGGGCGAATCCGTATAGATTCGGTCCATGACTGAAAAGAAACATGCATTAGAAGAGCGGCGAGGATGGCCACCAGTCACCCAAGTAGCTTGGTTCAACCCCAGAAAGACACCAGTCTTGCCTATCAAGATAGCAATGAGAACGGCCAGCCAAAGCAAAGACAGCTATAGCATGCTGATACTGTTTTGACCTCGAGGTTGACCCACATCCAGCTTTGACTGTTTTCCAAGTCCCATTCTCATCTGTGACTCACTCACGGCAATAACAGAAGGAGTCGGCTGCAAATACAGTGTCTAATGTTCGCAATCTAACAGCTGATGTCTTTTTTCCTCTATGAAACTTTTTCAATATAGGTACCATTCACCGGCATATACAGGCGTAATATTCATTTCCTCCTTCCATTCGCCAACCTCCTAGCCTTGGTGCAAGTGACTAACATCATACTGATCGCACGGGGTATCCTTGCCGAACTCGGGTGTGATTGTGGCATGCCTCCTGACTTTTATTTAATCCAACGCGTTGTTCAATATAAAAACTTAGATGTTATGTATACCTCACGCCTGGTATGAGTGCATGCTCCGACTTCGGTATCCGCGGGTGTGAGTATCCTCAACAAAGTTGTCGCTGCCTTTGTGCTTGACAAAAGTGACCAAGTCTAGGTTAAACGCCGAAGGATCATGCCTTGTTTCTTGGTTGAATTTTTTCCAGCGCGGGTGGCAGGTTTTGAAACCTCACGCCACCTCCACTGTTGTTTATGAAACAGCAAACTGGACTTTGTTCTCGTAGCCACAACCTGACCCGACATTCATCTGCACAAGTACAtcccttacctacctaaaaTACCTAACCCAGGGTACGTACCTAGTAGATCCAACGAGCTGGATCCAGGGCTACTAAGTTAATGAATATCTCTTTACTACCGCGCGACTCGGACTAAGATGCAAGACCTTCAACTCCCTCGGCGTGCCCGATTTGGAAGACGTGAGTCGGAAATTAAGAAACTTCCTCGATAGAGACTGTATTATTTCAATCCATTTATTTCAAGCCGACTATATTATTCACTATTGCTATCTTTAAGACACAGTCGGCAAGCACTCAGCTCCACGCATTATTTGACCGCGCTTTAACAATATGTGGCAATGAGTCAACATACATGATAATAGTAATTTTGTAATCTTTATTCTTCCGGTTAACATGATTTGTTACCAATTCTACGGAATCAAAAATCTAGAGCCGGGGATTGCTTCCTTTCGAGGCTCAGACTTGAACAACGATGCCAATCGATAACAATCAAGAAGAGTTTGACAAGAAGGAGGGCAGGCACAAGGCCAAATGGCGCGTCCTGGGACAAGCTGCATTTGGCGCTAAAGGGGGCTGTCAGGCCGCCATAAGCGAACGCCTACAGAATTGCGACTTTTACCATATTGATAGGCATTACGAAACGAAATCTGCTTCACTGATAACTATTGTCAAAAGTGCCGCTCTTGGTGGGGTTGAACTGCATGCAAAGCATCTAAATTTAAATAGAAGCCAATCCGGTACAGACATTCCATAGGCTTGACTCCATCCCAAGGACCTGCCACGACATCTGAACCCTGATCAGCCCGTTCAACCTGACCAAGGCCCCCGTCAAAACCAATACGTGCATCCAATTGTGGCTCTGCCCTATCAGGTCGAACGTCCCCGGGAACCAGCGTTCCGGTATCCTCATGGCGTAGACTGCCGAGCCCGAGAAGTTGATGGCCGCCAGTCCCAGGAACGACTCGAGACCCATCGCGGCGTCCAGCCTCTTCCAGCCCAGCACGCTCAGCCCGTGCGCAAGAGGCAGGAACAGACTGGCGCCGAGACCGGCGTACATGAGGAAACGCATGGTCCGGTACCCCGGCTGGCGGAACTTGGGACGCAGCGTGAGGATGCCGCAGCCGACGGCGGTGCCGGTCAGCAGCGCAAGGTAGACGTTGCGCGTGGGCGCGTCGCAGTAAAAGGCAAAGTGTGCGCCCGACACTCCGGTTCCCCACATGACAAAGACGATGCCGAGGTGGTCGAGCTCGTTGCCGAACTTGTGCATCCCGGGACTGTGGTCCGAAAAGGTGTGGAAGATGGTGGATAGGAAGAAGCAGACTATGACGGCCATAAAGTAGACACCGACCGCAACAGCGTCCTGGACCCGGGTGTGCAGTGTGAATTCGGCGTTGGCAAAGAACCGCAAGCATAGTGCGACAAAAAGAGCGGCTCCGAGGAGATGCGACCAGATATTTGCTTGATTTGTTGGTCAGTTGTTGACACTATGCAAAATCTCAAAGAGTGATAAGAGTGTCCAAACCTGTTTCATTGTGGATTTGAAGTATGCTCCTCGCGGATGTGATGAAGGAGAATGATGCTCGACTGTTGACAGAGGCCAAGAGATGATTAATAACAACCCTAGCAGCTTGAGCTAGACGGGTGCTTTG contains:
- a CDS encoding agglutinin isolectin 1, encoding MVRIVHAAILFLAGLAAAGVSTDGVCGQNGNTCQGSNYGNCCSQYGYCGRTDAFCGTGCQSPFGNCGSNGDDNQPVPVTNVSHDGTCGGASGLTCAGSTFGTCCSEYGYCGTASGYCGAGCQAAFGSCTGASSSASAVSPPPPASTSATPSPSSSPVSNTISDDGTCGGAGGKTCAGSAFGNCCSTNGWCGSTDGYCGTGCNPAFGTCTSSAPVSSSVPQSTATTSAATPSSTAKISPDGSCGGANGYTCPGTQCCGKRGYCGSPSFAYCGMGCQPAFGTCAPCPVGGCTNAINGGNPTCPQDGGSCFIRDGKRFKVDCNGGTSQGNAVLLSNGTVATSSANSLAACIDDCANTPGCETASFFTSMGKQTCGLYSNIAAYSDSSFRTGYFANLIPQTC
- a CDS encoding aquaporin yields the protein MSPTHNLLSHKDNGASAAKTGGGGQSRSNSGSIRLHFVAALGEFVGTFMFLFFGYAGHFMVARSSTPSETDTTSGDSAQTTIFVALAYGFSLLITVWTMYRISGGLFNPAVTFGLSLAGKLPWIRTCVLIPTQIVASMCAGAVVSIIVPGRISQVNTTLAPHVSIAQGLFLEMFFTAYLLFVVLMVAVEKSKDTFIAPIAIGLAAFVALIPGVYYTGGALNPVRSFGCAVAGAEFPPYHWIYWAGPLLGSLLGTGLYKIFKVLHYEDANPGQDAAHPDEVAQIEESRDLESGVATESR
- a CDS encoding adiponectin receptor protein 1; amino-acid sequence: MGKNAQGPAKKGLLSWAEIAPWQRDNEFILTGYRRASFSFITSARSILQIHNETANIWSHLLGAALFVALCLRFFANAEFTLHTRVQDAVAVGVYFMAVIVCFFLSTIFHTFSDHSPGMHKFGNELDHLGIVFVMWGTGVSGAHFAFYCDAPTRNVYLALLTGTAVGCGILTLRPKFRQPGYRTMRFLMYAGLGASLFLPLAHGLSVLGWKRLDAAMGLESFLGLAAINFSGSAVYAMRIPERWFPGTFDLIGQSHNWMHVLVLTGALVRLNGLIRVQMSWQVLGMESSLWNVCTGLASI